The following proteins are co-located in the Ketogulonicigenium robustum genome:
- a CDS encoding ABC transporter transmembrane domain-containing protein, whose product MARGPQPDRPTSRNVRALRALWPFLRPYRTALLGALGALVLTALVSLALPLAARNVVDGFSAENVAVLDGYFLLALGVAGLLAVGSAARFYLVTRLGERVIADIRKAVFDRMIAMSPAFYERILTGEVLSRITTDTTLIQSVIGGSVSSALRNAIMLVGGLALLFVSAAKLTLLVMLVVPLVVVPIVLLGRRLRGLARENQELIAKSAGQASEQLLAAQTVQTFTHEAPSRAAFGDVTEAAFQSARGRISTRAAMTAVVMFLIFAGVVCVLWIGAHDVRAGRMSVGELVQFVVLAIMVAGAAGALTEVWGELQRAAGATERLVELLQTEDTVNDPEQPVVAPNLGAVSLHFDAVGFSYPARPDTASLDNVSFIIQPGETVALVGPSGAGKTTVIQLLERFYDPQSGAIRFGDVDLRAMKRADFRAQMALVPQDPAIFAATARENIRFGRPEASDAEVEAAARAAAAHDFLMALPEGYDTYVGERGIMLSGGQRQRIAIARAILRDAPVLLLDEATSALDAESEAAVQRAVDHLAKGRTTLIVAHRLATVKRADRILVFEGGKLVAQGTHDTLVAEDGLYARLARLQFIAADAA is encoded by the coding sequence ATGGCGCGCGGACCCCAACCCGACCGCCCGACGTCGCGCAATGTGCGGGCGCTGCGGGCGCTGTGGCCGTTCTTGCGCCCCTATCGCACTGCGTTGCTGGGGGCGCTGGGCGCGCTTGTTCTGACCGCGCTGGTGTCGCTGGCCCTGCCGCTTGCCGCGCGCAATGTCGTCGATGGGTTCAGCGCCGAAAACGTCGCCGTGCTGGATGGGTATTTTCTGCTGGCGCTGGGCGTTGCCGGGTTGTTGGCCGTCGGGTCAGCCGCGCGGTTCTATCTGGTCACGCGTCTGGGCGAGCGGGTCATTGCGGATATCCGCAAGGCCGTCTTCGACCGCATGATCGCGATGAGCCCCGCGTTTTACGAGCGCATCCTGACCGGCGAGGTGCTGTCGCGCATCACCACCGATACGACGCTGATCCAGTCGGTCATCGGCGGGTCGGTCTCGTCGGCGCTGCGCAATGCGATTATGCTGGTTGGTGGCCTCGCGCTGCTGTTTGTCTCGGCTGCGAAACTGACGCTGCTGGTGATGCTGGTGGTGCCGCTGGTCGTGGTGCCGATCGTGTTGCTGGGGCGGCGCTTGCGCGGTCTCGCACGCGAGAATCAGGAGCTGATCGCAAAGTCGGCAGGGCAGGCGTCGGAACAACTGTTGGCCGCGCAAACCGTGCAGACCTTCACGCACGAAGCCCCCAGCCGCGCCGCATTCGGCGACGTGACCGAAGCCGCCTTCCAGTCAGCGCGCGGGCGTATCAGCACCCGCGCGGCGATGACGGCCGTGGTCATGTTCCTGATTTTTGCTGGCGTTGTTTGTGTGCTGTGGATCGGGGCGCATGACGTGCGTGCAGGGCGCATGTCGGTGGGCGAACTGGTGCAGTTCGTCGTACTGGCCATCATGGTCGCTGGCGCCGCCGGCGCGCTGACCGAAGTCTGGGGCGAATTACAACGCGCTGCCGGTGCGACCGAGCGTTTGGTCGAGCTGCTTCAGACCGAAGATACCGTCAACGACCCCGAACAGCCGGTGGTCGCCCCCAATTTGGGCGCGGTGTCGCTGCATTTCGATGCTGTCGGGTTTTCCTATCCGGCCCGCCCCGATACGGCGTCGCTCGACAACGTCAGCTTCATTATCCAACCGGGCGAGACTGTGGCGCTTGTTGGCCCGTCGGGCGCTGGCAAGACGACCGTGATCCAACTGCTCGAGCGGTTCTACGACCCGCAAAGCGGCGCGATCCGGTTTGGCGATGTCGACCTGCGGGCGATGAAGCGGGCCGATTTTCGCGCCCAAATGGCACTGGTTCCGCAAGATCCTGCGATTTTCGCCGCCACCGCGCGCGAGAATATCCGCTTTGGCCGCCCCGAAGCATCTGATGCCGAGGTGGAGGCCGCAGCCCGCGCTGCCGCCGCGCACGACTTCCTGATGGCGCTGCCCGAGGGGTATGACACCTATGTGGGCGAACGCGGCATTATGCTGTCGGGTGGTCAGCGCCAGCGGATCGCCATCGCCCGCGCGATTTTGCGCGACGCGCCGGTGCTGTTGCTGGACGAGGCGACCTCGGCCCTTGATGCCGAAAGCGAGGCTGCCGTGCAGCGTGCGGTCGACCATCTGGCCAAGGGGCGCACCACGTTGATCGTCGCGCACCGTCTGGCGACGGTGAAGCGCGCCGACCGTATCTTGGTGTTCGAGGGCGGCAAGCTTGTCGCGCAGGGCACGCATGATACCTTGGTCGCCGAAGACGGGCTTTATGCGCGTCTGGCGCGCCTGCAATTTATTGCCGCAGACGCCGCCTAA
- the infA gene encoding translation initiation factor IF-1 has translation MAKEELLEFPGVVKELLPNATFRVELENGHEIIAHTAGKLRKNRIRVLAGDKVQVEMTPYDLTKGRINYRFR, from the coding sequence ATGGCCAAGGAAGAACTGCTCGAATTCCCTGGTGTCGTCAAGGAACTCCTGCCGAACGCGACGTTTAGGGTCGAGCTAGAAAACGGCCACGAGATCATCGCACACACGGCAGGCAAGTTGCGCAAGAACCGCATTCGCGTTCTGGCAGGCGACAAAGTACAGGTCGAGATGACCCCTTACGATCTGACCAAGGGTCGGATCAACTATCGCTTCCGTTGA
- the glyS gene encoding glycine--tRNA ligase subunit beta: MADLLIEIFSEEIPARMQTRAAEDLRRLVTDGLVDAGLTYEGAAAFSTPRRLVLTLSGLTAESRAVREERKGPRVGAPDAAVQGFLRASGLALEQLEVRAEKGAEVYYAVTEKPGRAAPAIIAEVLENAIRTFPWPKAMRWGSGNLRWVRPLHSIICLFDGQSVALDIDGIVASNTTRGHRFMAPGAITVTGFDDYEAKLKAAHVMLRADERAATIWHDATQAAFAQGLEVVEDKGLLAEVAGLVEWPVVLMGPIGAAFLGLPSEVLQTSMREHQKFFSVRNPATGRIEAFITVANILTADEGATILKGNGKVLSARLSDARFFWENDLRVIERTGMEGMGAGLAQVTFHNRLGSQAARIARIEALATALAPVVGADAGEAALAARVAKVDLRSEMVGEFPELQGTMGGYYARAAGLPDAVANACKGHYQPLGPDDAVPSEPVSVAVALADKLDTLTGFWAMDEKPTGSKDPFALRRAALGVIRLVLVNGLRLPLLHTLQAPLAANYAALGTQGDATATAESLLSFFHDRLKVFLKDEGLSHDVIDACLAMPGNDDLDLLVRRARALQAFMKTDDGENLVQGFKRANNILTQAEAKDGVEYSFGADPAFAEVDSEKALFAALDAAEAPIALAMQAEDFAAAMQAMAALRAPIDAFFAAVQVNSDNTVVRRNRLNLLSRIRTICLGVADLTRLAG, from the coding sequence ATGGCTGACTTGCTGATCGAAATCTTTTCCGAGGAAATCCCCGCGCGCATGCAGACCCGCGCTGCCGAGGATTTGCGCCGTCTGGTCACAGATGGTCTGGTCGATGCGGGCCTGACGTATGAAGGGGCCGCCGCCTTTTCGACGCCGCGCCGTCTGGTTCTGACCCTGTCGGGCCTGACCGCCGAATCGCGCGCCGTGCGCGAGGAACGCAAAGGCCCCCGTGTCGGCGCACCTGATGCGGCAGTGCAGGGTTTTTTGCGCGCGAGCGGTTTGGCGTTGGAGCAATTGGAAGTTCGCGCCGAAAAGGGCGCGGAAGTCTATTACGCTGTGACCGAAAAGCCAGGCCGCGCCGCGCCTGCGATTATCGCTGAAGTGCTGGAAAACGCCATTCGCACCTTCCCGTGGCCCAAGGCGATGCGGTGGGGCTCGGGCAATTTGCGCTGGGTGCGTCCCTTGCATTCCATCATCTGCCTGTTCGACGGCCAGTCGGTCGCGCTAGACATCGACGGCATCGTGGCCAGCAATACCACCCGCGGCCACCGCTTCATGGCCCCGGGCGCGATCACGGTAACGGGCTTTGACGATTACGAGGCAAAGCTGAAAGCCGCGCACGTGATGCTGCGCGCCGACGAGCGCGCGGCGACGATCTGGCACGACGCCACCCAAGCCGCCTTCGCCCAAGGGCTGGAGGTTGTCGAGGACAAGGGCTTGCTGGCCGAAGTCGCCGGTCTGGTCGAATGGCCGGTCGTGCTGATGGGCCCGATTGGCGCGGCTTTCCTTGGCCTGCCGTCCGAGGTGCTGCAAACCTCGATGCGCGAGCATCAGAAGTTTTTCTCGGTGCGCAACCCCGCCACCGGCCGCATCGAGGCGTTCATCACCGTCGCCAACATTCTGACTGCAGACGAGGGCGCGACGATTTTGAAGGGCAACGGCAAAGTGCTGTCAGCCCGCCTGTCTGACGCGCGGTTCTTCTGGGAAAACGACCTGCGCGTGATCGAACGCACGGGTATGGAGGGGATGGGCGCGGGTCTTGCGCAAGTGACTTTCCACAACCGTCTGGGAAGCCAAGCCGCCCGCATCGCGCGGATCGAGGCCTTGGCCACGGCACTCGCCCCTGTGGTGGGCGCCGACGCTGGCGAAGCCGCCCTAGCCGCGCGTGTCGCCAAGGTCGACCTGCGGTCCGAAATGGTGGGCGAGTTCCCCGAGTTGCAAGGCACGATGGGCGGCTATTATGCACGCGCGGCGGGCCTGCCCGATGCGGTCGCGAATGCATGCAAGGGGCACTACCAGCCCCTTGGCCCCGATGACGCTGTGCCCAGCGAGCCTGTCTCGGTCGCCGTCGCACTGGCCGATAAGCTGGACACGCTGACTGGGTTCTGGGCGATGGACGAAAAGCCGACGGGATCGAAAGACCCCTTCGCGCTGCGCCGCGCCGCGCTGGGTGTGATCCGTCTGGTACTGGTCAACGGCCTGCGCCTGCCGCTGCTGCACACGCTGCAAGCGCCTCTGGCTGCCAACTACGCCGCGCTGGGCACGCAAGGTGATGCGACCGCAACCGCCGAAAGCCTGCTGTCGTTCTTCCACGACCGCCTCAAGGTGTTCCTGAAGGACGAGGGGCTGTCCCATGACGTGATCGACGCCTGCCTTGCCATGCCGGGCAACGACGATCTGGATTTGTTGGTCCGCCGCGCGCGTGCGCTGCAGGCCTTCATGAAGACTGACGACGGCGAAAACCTTGTCCAAGGGTTCAAGCGTGCGAACAACATCCTGACGCAGGCCGAGGCCAAGGATGGCGTCGAATATTCCTTCGGCGCGGACCCCGCTTTTGCTGAAGTTGACAGCGAAAAGGCCCTGTTTGCGGCCCTTGATGCCGCCGAAGCGCCCATCGCCCTCGCGATGCAGGCCGAGGATTTTGCCGCCGCCATGCAAGCGATGGCCGCGCTGCGCGCCCCGATTGACGCGTTCTTTGCCGCCGTGCAAGTGAACAGCGACAACACGGTCGTGCGCCGTAACCGGTTGAATTTGCTTAGCCGAATCCGGACAATTTGTCTGGGTGTGGCTGACCTGACACGGCTGGCCGGCTAA
- a CDS encoding ribonuclease E/G — protein sequence MKGRKIVLDHYQGREAAALLVDGRLDDVLIDSDHVRPGAIFRAICDRPLKGQGGMMLRIPNGTAFLRQGRGLHPGQAMLVQVTGHAEDGKAVPVTDRVLFKSRYAIITPGAPGRNISRQIEDEEERDRLAGIAHEAMEGADEAAFGLILRSSAEGADADDIYDDIQEMLDLAIAVMADAEGDTPEALTEGDGPHTVAWREWSAPEVETTEGGFARNGVDQMIDDLARPYVEIGEGTMYVETTRALVAVDVNTGGDTSPAAALKANLAAARNLPRALRLRGLGGQIAVDFAPMSKAHRKQVEQSLRASFKLDAVETSLVGWTTMGLFELQRKRERLPLSQLLGD from the coding sequence ATGAAGGGCCGGAAAATCGTCCTTGACCACTATCAGGGGCGCGAAGCCGCCGCCCTGCTTGTCGATGGCCGTCTGGACGACGTACTGATCGACAGCGATCATGTCCGCCCCGGCGCGATCTTCCGCGCGATCTGCGACCGCCCGCTGAAAGGCCAAGGCGGCATGATGCTGCGCATTCCCAACGGTACCGCATTCTTGCGCCAAGGGCGCGGGCTGCACCCCGGCCAAGCGATGCTGGTGCAGGTCACTGGCCATGCCGAAGACGGCAAGGCCGTGCCCGTGACCGACCGCGTCTTGTTCAAAAGCCGCTATGCCATCATCACCCCCGGGGCCCCCGGCCGCAACATCTCGCGCCAGATCGAGGACGAGGAGGAGCGCGACCGCCTGGCTGGCATCGCGCACGAGGCGATGGAGGGGGCTGACGAGGCTGCCTTCGGGCTGATCTTGCGGTCGTCCGCCGAGGGCGCGGACGCCGACGATATCTATGACGATATTCAGGAAATGCTGGATCTGGCCATCGCTGTGATGGCCGATGCCGAGGGCGACACCCCCGAGGCGCTGACCGAAGGCGACGGCCCCCATACTGTTGCGTGGCGCGAATGGTCCGCCCCCGAAGTCGAGACAACCGAGGGCGGTTTTGCACGCAACGGCGTCGATCAAATGATCGACGATCTGGCGCGGCCCTATGTCGAAATCGGCGAAGGCACGATGTATGTCGAAACCACCCGTGCGCTGGTGGCGGTCGATGTGAACACCGGCGGCGATACCTCGCCCGCAGCCGCGCTGAAGGCAAACCTTGCCGCCGCGCGCAACCTGCCCCGCGCGCTGCGCCTGCGCGGCCTTGGCGGGCAAATCGCGGTCGACTTCGCCCCGATGTCGAAAGCCCACCGAAAGCAGGTCGAACAAAGCCTGCGCGCGTCGTTCAAGCTGGACGCGGTCGAAACCAGCCTTGTAGGCTGGACGACAATGGGCCTGTTCGAATTGCAGCGCAAACGCGAACGCCTGCCGCTGTCGCAACTATTGGGGGACTAA
- a CDS encoding low molecular weight phosphatase family protein, whose translation MSATAPLPGSVLFCCDQNSVRSPMAEGIMKKFYGRDTYVQSAGVRSDLEIDGFAIAVCAEIGVELSRHRVRSFDEMQDWGDDISAFDLVVALSSASEARVLELSQYFHMNVAYWPIPDPTSSGESRDARLQAYRDTRDAIIRHLTDRWGPPNAATSLAQA comes from the coding sequence GTGAGCGCGACCGCACCCCTGCCCGGTTCGGTTTTGTTTTGCTGCGACCAAAACTCGGTCCGATCGCCCATGGCTGAGGGGATTATGAAAAAGTTCTACGGGCGCGATACTTACGTGCAATCGGCGGGCGTCCGCTCTGATCTGGAAATCGACGGTTTTGCGATTGCCGTCTGCGCCGAAATCGGGGTCGAGCTATCGCGCCACCGCGTGCGGTCCTTCGACGAGATGCAAGACTGGGGCGACGACATTTCCGCCTTCGACCTTGTGGTCGCCCTCTCGTCTGCGTCCGAGGCGCGCGTGCTGGAGCTGAGCCAGTATTTCCACATGAACGTCGCCTATTGGCCGATCCCCGACCCGACCAGCAGCGGCGAATCGCGCGATGCGCGCTTGCAGGCCTATCGCGACACACGCGATGCCATCATCCGCCACCTGACCGACCGCTGGGGCCCGCCGAACGCGGCCACAAGCCTTGCCCAAGCCTGA
- a CDS encoding DNA gyrase inhibitor YacG, translated as MAKCPICAKDAVAAFRPFCSARCADVDLGRWLGGNYRIASEDADEQKEALQEMDALIESQLNATKH; from the coding sequence TTGGCCAAATGTCCAATCTGCGCGAAGGACGCCGTCGCCGCCTTCCGCCCCTTCTGCTCGGCGCGATGCGCCGACGTTGATCTGGGGCGCTGGCTGGGTGGCAACTACCGCATCGCCTCGGAAGACGCGGACGAGCAGAAAGAGGCCCTGCAAGAAATGGACGCGCTGATCGAAAGCCAGCTGAACGCGACCAAACATTAA
- a CDS encoding acyl-CoA synthetase, with translation MVQFISAADSVAIAAETPWPPTDFPTTTWHLVDRAATRFGARRGVTFQLTSGPRARAETLTWAQLRDQVAQAANLFRSLGIGETDVVATVLPNCNEMVVSYFGAQAAGIVCPINPLLEAEQIAGILRETGAKVVVTLKTMPGADVAQKTAAALRDVPNVTHVIEVDLARYLPWFKRIIAGFMRPKMDVAHQAQVLDFPTALAGQGTQLAFDAPATDRVASYFHTGGTTGLPKVAQQRFSGILYNAWVGAHILFNERDVMMCPLPLFHVFGAVVVLGMATASGAELVMPTPAGYRGKGVFDNFWKLIERYRATFLITVPTAISALMQRPVNADISSLQLAISGSAALPVELYRRFEAAAGLSICEGYGMTEATCLIAVNPPRGPKKSGSVGLPVPHTQVKIVDPVTQMQCVTGEVGEICVASPGVYGGHTYTEAAKNADLYYPDRTGAPAFLRTGDLGKLDEDGYLFITGRSKDLIIRGGHNIDPAEIESALAAHPDVAFVGAIGQPDPHAGELPCAYVELVSGADVTVEALMAHAKATIHERAAVPKYIEVLPELPKTAVGKVFKPALRKLAIARVLNRAFAAEGVDASVVAVEEDRKRGLVAFIGKGPALKEAVLRDVMAKFTITWDWA, from the coding sequence ATGGTTCAATTCATATCGGCAGCGGATTCCGTTGCGATTGCCGCCGAAACCCCATGGCCGCCCACCGATTTTCCGACCACGACGTGGCATCTGGTCGACCGCGCTGCGACACGTTTTGGCGCACGGCGCGGGGTGACGTTCCAGCTGACATCCGGCCCTCGTGCGCGGGCCGAGACGCTGACTTGGGCGCAGCTGCGCGACCAGGTCGCGCAAGCGGCCAACCTGTTTCGCAGCTTGGGTATTGGCGAAACCGACGTGGTCGCGACGGTGCTGCCCAATTGCAATGAAATGGTTGTCAGCTATTTCGGGGCGCAGGCGGCTGGTATCGTCTGCCCGATCAACCCGCTGCTCGAGGCGGAACAGATTGCTGGCATCCTGCGCGAGACGGGTGCGAAGGTCGTCGTCACGCTGAAGACGATGCCGGGGGCGGATGTCGCGCAAAAAACTGCCGCCGCGCTGCGCGATGTGCCTAACGTGACCCATGTGATCGAGGTGGATCTGGCGCGCTATCTGCCATGGTTCAAGCGCATCATCGCGGGCTTCATGCGGCCAAAGATGGATGTGGCGCACCAAGCGCAGGTACTTGATTTTCCTACCGCTTTGGCGGGGCAGGGAACGCAGCTGGCGTTCGATGCGCCCGCCACCGACCGCGTTGCATCCTATTTTCACACGGGCGGCACCACGGGCCTGCCGAAGGTCGCGCAGCAACGCTTTTCTGGTATCCTTTATAACGCGTGGGTTGGCGCGCACATCTTGTTCAACGAACGCGATGTGATGATGTGCCCACTGCCGCTGTTCCACGTGTTTGGCGCGGTTGTCGTCTTGGGGATGGCCACGGCATCGGGGGCCGAACTGGTGATGCCGACACCTGCGGGCTATCGCGGCAAGGGCGTGTTCGACAATTTCTGGAAGCTGATCGAACGCTATCGTGCGACCTTCCTAATCACCGTCCCGACCGCCATTTCGGCGCTGATGCAGCGGCCTGTCAACGCCGATATTTCCAGCTTGCAGTTGGCGATTTCCGGCTCGGCGGCTCTGCCGGTTGAACTTTACCGCCGGTTCGAAGCGGCGGCCGGGCTGAGCATTTGTGAAGGCTACGGCATGACCGAGGCGACCTGCCTGATTGCCGTGAACCCGCCACGCGGGCCGAAGAAATCGGGCTCGGTTGGGCTGCCTGTGCCGCATACACAGGTTAAAATCGTCGATCCCGTCACGCAGATGCAATGCGTGACCGGCGAGGTGGGCGAGATTTGTGTCGCAAGCCCCGGCGTCTATGGAGGCCACACCTATACCGAGGCCGCCAAGAACGCCGACCTGTATTACCCCGATCGCACGGGGGCGCCAGCCTTCTTGCGCACCGGCGATTTGGGGAAATTGGACGAAGACGGCTACCTGTTCATCACTGGCCGGTCCAAAGACCTGATTATTCGCGGCGGTCACAATATCGACCCCGCCGAGATCGAATCGGCGCTAGCGGCGCACCCCGACGTGGCTTTCGTCGGCGCGATCGGCCAACCCGACCCCCACGCGGGCGAGTTGCCCTGTGCCTATGTGGAGCTGGTTTCGGGCGCGGACGTGACGGTCGAGGCCTTGATGGCCCATGCCAAAGCCACCATTCACGAGCGGGCCGCCGTGCCGAAATATATCGAGGTTCTGCCGGAATTGCCGAAAACAGCGGTCGGCAAGGTATTCAAACCCGCGCTGCGCAAGCTTGCGATTGCCCGCGTGCTGAACCGCGCCTTCGCCGCCGAGGGGGTGGATGCCAGCGTGGTTGCGGTCGAAGAAGATCGTAAGCGCGGCCTCGTCGCCTTTATCGGCAAGGGTCCCGCGCTAAAGGAAGCCGTCCTGCGGGACGTGATGGCGAAATTTACCATCACGTGGGATTGGGCCTAA
- a CDS encoding DUF2948 family protein: MTEDARFADGDERPLRLMAEGPEDLEIIAALVQDSVLPAAEMIWQPKQRRFALLLNRFRWEDPLNANGRRKRPERVRSVLRFDDVLRVRSQGLDQNQKDVVLSLLTVEFVPGVDGTGQFKLVLAGDGLIALDVEALNATLEDVTRPYAAPSGKVPTHD; the protein is encoded by the coding sequence ATGACCGAAGACGCACGTTTCGCCGACGGCGACGAACGCCCGCTGCGCCTGATGGCCGAAGGGCCAGAAGATTTGGAAATTATCGCCGCGCTGGTGCAGGATTCCGTCCTGCCCGCCGCCGAGATGATCTGGCAGCCCAAGCAGCGGCGTTTCGCACTGCTGCTGAACCGCTTTCGCTGGGAAGATCCGCTGAACGCGAACGGCCGCCGCAAGCGCCCCGAACGCGTCCGCAGCGTCCTGCGCTTTGACGATGTCTTGCGCGTGCGCAGCCAAGGCCTCGACCAAAACCAAAAGGATGTCGTCCTGTCGCTGCTGACGGTGGAATTCGTCCCTGGCGTGGATGGCACGGGCCAGTTCAAGCTGGTTTTGGCTGGTGACGGCCTGATCGCGCTGGATGTCGAGGCTCTCAATGCTACGCTCGAGGATGTGACGCGCCCCTATGCCGCGCCCTCGGGCAAGGTGCCGACCCACGACTGA
- the hisD gene encoding histidinol dehydrogenase, translating to MPLHLNSQSADFEQAFTALLGMKREDSPDVDAIVADIIADVRGRGDAALIELTARFDKMDLTPETLRFSDAEIDALVAQVPAEEAAALQLAADRIRAYHTAQMPQDARWTDEAGADLGWRWTALSAAGLYVPGGLASYPSSLLMNAIPAKVAGVKRLAVTVPTPGGAANPLVLLAARIAGVDEVYRVGGAQAIAALAYGTPTIPPVDKITGPGNAFVAAAKRRVFGKVGIDMIAGPSEILVIADGDNNPEWIALDLMSQAEHDASAQSILITDSPTFAQAVEDAVERLLTTLTRADIAGASWRDFGAIILVRDMAEAAALSNRIAPEHLEICTADPEALLPQIEHAGAIFLGQWTPEAIGDYIGGPNHVLPTARSARFSSGLSVMDFLKRTTIARMTPEALRAIGPAAEVLAASESLEAHGLSVTARLKSLNAAP from the coding sequence ATGCCGCTGCACCTCAACAGCCAGAGCGCTGATTTCGAACAAGCCTTCACCGCCCTTCTGGGCATGAAGCGCGAGGATAGCCCCGATGTCGACGCCATCGTCGCCGACATTATCGCCGACGTGCGCGGACGGGGCGATGCGGCGCTAATCGAGCTGACGGCGCGTTTCGACAAGATGGATCTGACGCCCGAAACGCTGCGCTTTTCCGACGCCGAAATTGACGCGCTGGTCGCGCAAGTCCCGGCCGAGGAAGCCGCCGCCCTGCAACTGGCCGCCGACCGCATCCGCGCCTACCACACCGCCCAAATGCCGCAAGATGCGCGCTGGACGGACGAGGCTGGTGCCGATCTGGGGTGGCGCTGGACGGCGCTGTCGGCTGCTGGCCTTTATGTGCCGGGTGGGTTGGCCAGCTACCCGTCTTCGCTGCTGATGAACGCAATTCCTGCCAAGGTCGCGGGCGTCAAGCGGTTGGCCGTGACCGTGCCCACGCCGGGCGGCGCTGCCAACCCGCTGGTGTTGCTGGCCGCGCGCATTGCGGGCGTGGACGAGGTTTACCGCGTCGGCGGCGCGCAGGCGATTGCCGCGCTGGCCTACGGCACGCCCACCATCCCGCCGGTCGACAAGATCACCGGCCCGGGCAACGCCTTTGTCGCCGCCGCCAAACGCCGCGTTTTCGGCAAAGTCGGCATCGATATGATCGCGGGCCCGTCGGAAATTCTGGTCATCGCCGATGGCGACAACAATCCCGAATGGATCGCCCTCGACCTGATGTCGCAGGCCGAACACGATGCCAGCGCTCAATCCATCCTCATCACCGACAGCCCGACGTTTGCACAGGCTGTCGAGGACGCCGTCGAACGCCTACTGACGACGCTGACCCGCGCCGATATCGCAGGGGCCAGCTGGCGCGACTTTGGCGCGATCATTCTGGTGCGCGACATGGCCGAGGCTGCCGCGCTTTCAAACCGCATCGCGCCCGAGCATTTGGAAATCTGCACCGCAGACCCCGAAGCCCTGCTGCCGCAGATCGAACACGCCGGTGCCATCTTCCTTGGCCAATGGACCCCCGAAGCCATCGGCGACTACATCGGCGGCCCAAACCACGTGCTGCCGACGGCCCGCTCAGCGCGATTCTCCTCGGGCCTGTCGGTGATGGACTTCCTCAAGCGCACGACGATTGCCCGCATGACCCCCGAGGCCCTGCGCGCCATCGGCCCCGCCGCCGAGGTGCTGGCCGCCTCCGAAAGCCTCGAGGCGCATGGCCTGTCGGTCACCGCCCGCCTGAAGTCGTTGAACGCGGCGCCATGA
- a CDS encoding Maf family protein, translated as MQLILGSASPRRAELLAQIGVTPSAITPPDIDETPANGELPRDYVARMSREKLTALPQSDDTVTLCADTTVAMGRRILGKPADAAEAAAFLYSMSGRRHRVITAVSVGRGSDSWQKVVESVVKFKVLSDAEVNAYIASDEWRGKAGGYAIQGLAAGFIPWISGSFSGIVGLPLAETAALLQTAGYVKPQKD; from the coding sequence CTGCAGCTGATTTTGGGTTCGGCCTCGCCGCGGCGGGCCGAGCTGTTGGCGCAAATCGGCGTCACACCCAGCGCGATTACCCCGCCCGACATCGATGAAACGCCCGCCAACGGCGAGTTGCCGCGTGACTATGTCGCGCGGATGTCGCGCGAGAAGCTGACGGCCCTGCCACAGTCCGACGATACCGTGACCCTCTGCGCCGATACGACGGTTGCGATGGGGCGGCGTATTCTGGGCAAGCCCGCCGATGCGGCCGAAGCTGCCGCGTTCCTTTATAGCATGTCGGGTCGCCGCCACCGCGTGATCACCGCCGTGTCTGTCGGCCGTGGCAGCGACAGCTGGCAAAAGGTCGTTGAGTCGGTGGTGAAGTTCAAAGTCCTCTCGGATGCCGAGGTGAACGCTTATATCGCCAGCGACGAGTGGCGCGGCAAAGCGGGCGGCTATGCCATCCAAGGCTTGGCCGCGGGGTTCATCCCGTGGATCAGCGGCTCGTTCAGCGGGATTGTCGGCCTGCCTTTGGCCGAGACCGCAGCACTGTTACAAACCGCCGGCTACGTAAAGCCGCAGAAGGATTAG
- a CDS encoding UPF0262 family protein, whose product MNRLIAITLDEHGLPPAAPEAVQERAVAIFDLLEDNAFALPARPDYPVPVGPYRLNLALRERRLHFTIAGESHNPMAEFQLSMGPFHQVIKDYFQICDSYHNAVKSMPPARIEAIDMARRGIHNEGARILQERLHGKAELDAATARRLFTLVCALCEGPAR is encoded by the coding sequence ATGAACCGCCTGATCGCGATCACGCTGGACGAGCACGGCCTGCCGCCTGCGGCACCCGAAGCTGTGCAAGAACGCGCGGTCGCGATCTTTGATTTACTGGAAGACAACGCCTTTGCCCTGCCCGCACGGCCCGATTACCCCGTGCCGGTCGGCCCCTACCGCCTGAATCTGGCGCTGCGCGAGCGGCGCCTGCATTTTACGATCGCGGGCGAATCCCATAATCCGATGGCAGAATTCCAGCTCTCGATGGGCCCGTTCCATCAGGTCATCAAAGACTACTTCCAGATCTGCGACAGCTACCACAACGCGGTGAAATCCATGCCACCCGCGCGGATCGAAGCCATCGACATGGCGCGGCGCGGCATCCACAACGAAGGCGCCCGCATTTTGCAAGAACGGCTGCACGGCAAGGCCGAATTGGACGCCGCAACCGCGCGCCGTCTGTTCACGCTGGTCTGCGCCCTTTGCGAAGGCCCCGCACGGTGA